The stretch of DNA CGCCGTGTCGCCTGTAGTGCTGCTGACTGGTTATTGGGACATATTAAAAATTATCGTCCTGAATTAACCGAGAAGTTAGAACGAGCAAGAGAATTTTACAATCTAAACCAAAATGTATCTAGTAAACCTTTTCTGTTAACAAGTCAGTCGATTGATCTTGGTATTTTTACTCAACGGCTAGTTACTTATTTACAAGCAGGTCAATATAAATTACTTAAAGCTTATAAAGCGATCGCGGTAGCAGAACGAAAGGAACATTTAATTAATAAAATTGCTCAAGCACAGCGAAAATCACTTAATCCTGAAGAAATTATTCAAATTACTGTACGAGAATTAGGTCAGTTGTTTCCTCGCTGTCGCTGTTTGCTTTATCGCCTTAGTCCTGATGATAGGGAGGTGCAAGTTGAGTATGAATTTGTACCTTTGGGAATGCCTTCTTTGTTAGGTCAAAAGTGGTCAGTAGCAGACGATCCTATTTTTATTGTTGCCCAAACTCAAGATTCTGCTTTAGTTATCAATGATGTTAATAACAATATTTATTTACAAGGAAATCCGATTTTAAAGGAGAAAATTGAACGAGCAGCTATTCATTCTTGGTTAATGGTTTCTCTTCGCTACCAAGGAGTGCTGTTAGGAATGTTAGAGTTGCACTATGGAAGAAAGGGACAATGCCAATGGCAAGCTGAGGATATTGCTCTAGTCGAAGCTGTAGCTAATAGTGCAGGAGTAGCATTAACTCAAGCCAGTGCTTATAGCAACTTAGTCAATTTAAATCGTCAATTAGAAGCAGTTGAAAGGATTCAAAGTAATCTGATTGCGATTGTCGGACACGAATTACGTACCCCTTTATCAACGATTCGCATCTGTCTTGAAAGTTTGGCAGCAGAACCAGATCTGCCTTGTGAATTAAGAGAAGCGATGTTAGATACAGCTTTAACTGATAGCGATCGCTTGGGTCAGTTAATTCAGGATTTTTTAACTCTTTCTAAGTTGGAAGCAGGAAAAGCTTATCGTACTATAGAAGTATTTCAATTAGATTACGTTGTTAATTTAGCAATACGTCGGATTCAAAGTAATTTTAAAAATCAAACTCTTCCTAAAATTAGGGTAGAATTATCTGGTCAATTACCTTTAGTAGTAGCAGATGTAGAAGGGTTAGTCGAGGTAGTTACGAAGCTACTTGATAATTCCTGTAAATTTACACCAGCTAATGGTGAAATTTTGATTACTACTCGGATACACAAAGAAGAAATACTTCCTCAAATGTTAGAGGTGATTGTTGCTGATACGGGCAGAGGTATCGAATCGAGTCAACTTGAACTTATTTTTGACCGCTTTTCCCAATCAGAAAATTATTTGCGTCGCAGTGTTAGTGGAGTAGGATTGGGATTGGTTATTTGTCGTCAGATAATTAATGCTATGGGCGGACGAATTTGGGCAACAAGTGAGGGAAGAGATCGAGGTAGTCAGTTTCACTTTACTATTCCAATTAAATAATATGCCAGCGAGCAGTATCGGCAATCTGATTTTCAAAGTGGGCTGCAACTATTTTCAACAGATCCTGAAGTTAGGAGTATTAGTTTTGATGATAAAAATGCGATCGCTAGATTCTAAAAACTTCAAAAAGCTTATCCTGGTGCAGACATAGTATGCAATCAAATGAAAAATCACTCAGAATTGGTTCGTTTGTAAGCGGAATAGTTTTACTATTTATATTATATGGTTTTATTAAATTATTAATTAGTCAAGACCCAGGCGTAGTTCTTTTCAGGCAATATATTGCGCTTTTGCGGATGCCAATTATTGCAGGATTAATATTTTTTCTATTTCCAATTATCTCAAAAAGCTCTAACCTTTTTCAAAATTTATTTGTAATGCGTGGAACAAGGCAGCTGTTATCAGTGCTATTTTTTTCCACAGTAACAGCCTTCATGATTACGTCTTCTTTTGAGTTTATTGTAGAAAACGCGCCATATCGGTTTGGTATTGAATCTATATCTCAAATAAATCTAGAGAGTTTAAGCATACTCAAAAAAATTATTGACTTAGTTATTTCATTAGTGCTTCTATTGCCTAAATGGCTACGTTCAAATTCTGAAATAATTTTACTTGCTCCTACGTGGTTAATTACCATTTGGCTTTCTGCACGAGAACCAGACTTTCGCGATCGCAAATATCAATTAAACTACATCTTTGCCGTATTAGTCGGATTAGTTTTAAGTTTATTATTAGGAATACTTTTAAATACAGAGATAAATATCAAGTATCTTACAGACTTAGATACCATAGGAGCAAAACCAGGTTATACTTCTGAGTTTTTATTGCTGATTATTAGTGGTTTTATAGTCTATGTTGTAGTCTTTTTTCTATTTAATCCCCAAAATTTAAGAAATCGATTCAACCCAAAAAATAACGATAATACTAATAACTTACTATTAAATAAAGCTTCTGCACTGTTTTATGTTTTATTGTTAATTTGGCTCTTTACAGGAGTTTTTAGTCTAGCAACTTTCTTGGTGGACAAATGGCATCTTCCTGTTGTGTTAATAGTTATTTTATTTTCTGGAGCTATGTATTTAATCTGGTATGTAGATAACTTTTTTAGATTAGATACAGTAGAACCAGATCGAGTTTTGGATCGGATAGATGACTTTACTAAAATAATTAATAATCGGCTTAAAATTCAGGATAAATGGATTCAACAGGATGAACAAAAGAACAAGCGCACTTTAGTTGTTATTGCAACCAGTGGTGGTGGTATCCAAGCTTCTGGTTGGACAGCACAAGTTTTATGTGGTTTACAAGAAGAGTTAGGAGTTTCATTTACCCAATCAATTGGTTTGATTAGTTCGATATCTGGTGGTTCTGTGGGGACTATGTTTTTCCTAGATCGGTTTAACGATACACATCATTGTCCTACTCCAACAACAAATGGACAACTTGGTCAATTTGAAAATCAAACCCTCAATACTATTTTCAATAATGCTACTACTGATTGGTTAGATGCCATTGGTTGGGGACTAGCTTACCCTGATATGATCAGAGGATTTTTTGGTATTTCATTAGGAAAATATAGCGATCGCGGATATGCTCTAGAATGGGATTGGCAAAGAGATCTGACACAACCACAAGCAACACTAGCTAGTTGGCGAGAAAAAGTTCTAGCAGGAAAAATTCCTATTCCAGTTTTTAACGCTACGTTGGTCGAAGATGGTCGTCGTTTCTTGATTTCGCCAACAAAGTTGATAGATGGAACTCTTGAAGATTTAATTCACTCTCAAAACTCAAACCCAAACCCCCAAGATCCCAAAGCGTTAGACTTTCATACTCTATATAGAGGATATGATCTCGATGTCACTACCGCAGCTAGACTGTCTGCAACCTTTCCTTATGTCTCACCTGTAGCGAGAAATGATAGCAAAGATGGGCTTACTCATAACTACCATGTTGCAGATGGAGGCTTTTTTGATAATGCTGGTTTATTTACTGCTATTGAATGGCTGGATACACACCTTGATTCTTTAGATGTTGAACGGGTTTTATTAATCCAAATTAATGCAATTCCAGGAGAGAAATTAAAGGCGAAACAAAAAGGTGGTCTTGGCTGGTGGATGCAATCGATTGGACCGTTAAAGACACTGTATAGCATTCGAGATTCAACACAAATTGCTCGAAATAGTCGAGAAATTGAACTAATTAAAGATAAGTGGCTCAGTAATCTGGCAAATAGACGCACAGTAGACTTTAGAACTTGTTATATTGGTTTTCCAGAAGGATATAACCCACCCTTATCTTGGAGGTTAACTGGTAAACAAATAGGTGATTTAAAAGAAGCTTGGAGTCATATAACTCAAAAAGAAAGTTTTAGAGAACTCAAACAATTATGGAGAGAATCAGGCAAAGATAGACACGGACGAAAAAATTGGAATTTTCCTGAAACTTTTACATAGAGTTTTTTCTCTATACTAGAGCGATCGCACACCCACTAATCCAACTCAATAAACACGCCTGGTACACAAGAAACGGCTAAACGTGCTTTTTATCTTGAAAGATTTGTATAGTCTAAGAGTAGCCGATGAAATCGCTTTCTCCCGTCAAACAAAAGTAATTTATGAGAAATTGCCGAGAATTAAGCGTCAATTACGACAAATGACTGATGTAAAAAGTTATTAAAGTTTTTTAGTATGGGTTTAGATACTTCTCGAACACTTCCAGGATTTGCACAGAAAATGATTCTCGTGTGAGTCCTGTTTTATTTAAGTGCTTTTAATTGCTTCAAAAGGTAATCATAAAAACGCTGCTTATCTACTTTCGTCATCACTTGAATGGTTCTACCACCTTGCTTTAGAATAGTTCTTCCTTGACTTGTTCCCTCTGTAATAATGTCGGTTTCGTAAGTCTCTAAGTGATAAAATTCTGGACGAGCTAGGTAGGCAGTCGCTAAAATATCCCAACAATAATAAGTTTGGGGAATTGCCAGAGCATAACACAATCCAGCTAGATCTGAAAGAGGATACTGACGCTGTTTAGTTAATAAATGAATAAACTCAGGAGTAACAGGAACGGTATTAGTTAAATCCAACGGACAAAGTATAATCGCAATTGACGTTTCCCAAATCTTTTTAGCTGCAATGGGATCCCAAAACACATTCCATTCTGCTGAACCATCATGTTCTAAAGCAAAACCTTTCTCTACATTGCCCCCTACTGTTAATGCGCCTCCCATCCAAATAATTGCTTCAATTTTCGCGATTATTTCTGGTTGAAGTATGATCGCTTCTGCTAACGTAGTTAACGGCCCTGTCACCATTAAACTCACAGGTTGAGAGGCTGCTTGTAACTGATTAACAATAAATTCTTGTCCTGATTCGGTTACTAAGCGACTTTCGCTCTGTTCTGGTTCATTTAAAATTGGAAAATTATCAATAATCGTACAATCACGCCTAAACTCTGGCGGAAATGGATTGATTCCTCGTACTGTGCTAGCAGCAACAGAAATGTGTGATTTTCCCATCAAATCTAAAATCTTACGGGTGACGCTTACCGCAGCACGAGGATAACAATCAGCAGGAGTAACCACAATTCCAATTGGTTCGACTTCCGCCATTGTTAGTAAAAGTATAGTGGCAAGAAAATCATCGATCGCACCATCATGATCCATTAAAACCAACTTTTTAGACATGGTTTTTGATAGTCTTTTCCGTTCTTAACTCTACTCTTCAGTTTCAGATTCGTCTAGATGTTCTACTACTGAATTATAAAGATCGAGGACATGATGGTCTTGAAGATCATAATAAACTTTTCTGCCTTGCTTTTGATAACTGACTAACCGAAGCGATCGCAATGTACGCAGTTGATGAGATACTGCTGATTCACTCATCTCCAAAATAGCTGCCAAATCGCAAACACATAGTTTTTGTTTGGCTAAGACAGATAAAATTCGCAGGCGGTTAGCATCTCCTAATAAACGGAAAAACTCCGCCATGCGTTGTGCTTTTTCTTGGTCTAATTGGTTGATGCGATTCGATTCAAGAGCATGGACTGTTTCACAAGTAGGTACGGTAGGTGATTGAATTTTTGGCATTTTTTGACCTAAAGATTGTTAATTTTTGGTTTTTCTAGCCTACCGAATCTGTGATCTCATTGCATTTAACAACCACATCCTTGATGTCCACAACCCGAACCATCGGTATGACCATTGGCACAGGCTTCACAGCAATAATATTTACCATCTTTTTTGACTGCATCTTCTAACGATACTACACAAAGACAGCGATCGCAGGCACACTTCATTGAGGTAACAGTACTCATGGTTTTTCCTTTTATTTAAGATATTTTTATTATATTATATCTGAACATACGTTCACGTATTCAGAAGAAAAATAAATTTTTGTTTAAGGCTTGCAATGAGTTATTAATTTTGTTATCTTAGTTAAGCATTGAAAATAAGGTTTGCTGGGATAGCTCAGTCGGTAGAGCAGAGGACTGAAAATCCTCGTGTCGGCAGTTCAATTCTGCCTCTCAGCATTTATTTGTATACCAAATAATTATTTTGTACTGTACATTTAATAATGTAATTGTGCTGCCATCATCAGTATCTTGTAGTAGAGACGTAATATGTTACGTCTCTACTGAAAATCGCGGTAATTAGTGGATTGACTTATTATTTTATTATTATTGTTGGCCTGTCAGTAGAGCAGCTTAATTTTATTATTCATCCGAACTTGATATAAAAGGATTACACTAAATCTATTGAAGATTCGTTCCGTTACTCAATTTTATTGTTTAATTTTTTTGCAGCAAAATTGCTATGGCATTTTCTTCTGTTGTTCGCGCCATTACTAAGTCTAATCTGACTAAAGAATTATCATCGAAACTTAGTCAAACTAAGTCTTTATTGATTAATGGTGTTCCTCGTCTGCCTAAAGGAATTGTGGCATCTAGTTTGGCACAAGCAGAAGGCAATAATTTGTTAGTTGTTTGTCCGACTTTAGAAGAGGCAGGGCGTTGGGCAACACAACTGGAAACGATGGGATGGCAGACGGTTAATTTTTATCCAACTTCAGAAGCTTCTCCTTACGATCCTTTTGATCCTGAGTCAGAGATGATTTGGGGACAGATGCAGGTTCTTTCAGTAATCGGTAGGGGGCAAGGTAAAATAAACACAAAAAATGGTAATTTTGCTATTGTTACCACAGAGCGATCGCTTCAGCCTCATTTACCACCACCAGAGGTTTTTCAAGCTTATTGTCTGACTCTTCAGCAAGGTATAAGTTTGGAGTCTAAGAAATTAGATGTATCTTTAACTAGATTGGGTTATGAAAGAGTTTCTTTGGTAGAAACGGAAGGACAATGGAGTAGAAGAGGAGATATTGTTGATATTTTTCCTGTTTCGGCGGAATTACCTGTCAGATTGGAATGGTTTGGTGATGAATTAGAAAAGATTAAAGAATTTGACGCAGCAACACAACGTTCTTTAGATCAAATCGAACAATTATTGTTAACGCCTACTTCTTTTGCGACGATTATTGCTAATACTATTTTAGGGGCAGGTAAGAGTTTAAATAGTTATTTATCGAGTGAAGAAATTGAGGGATTAAATCAAGGTATTCTGCCCGAAGGTATGCGTCGTTTTTTAGGAATTGCTTTTGATCATCCTGCTTCTTTATTAGATTATTTACCTCAAAATACGGTAATTGCAATTGATGAAATAGAACAATGTCAAGCTCATAGCGATCGCTGGATTAAGGAGGTTGAAGAGGATTGGCAAGGAAGTGATAATTTACCAAAAATTCATTGTGTTTTTGCCAATTGTTTAAGTAATATTCAAGAATTCACTCGTCTTTATTTATCAGAAATAGCAGAAGAAAATCCAAAATTACCTGTAGCTAATTGGGAGACAATTCCTGTTATTAATCTTTATAGTCGTCCTCTGCCAACTACTCCTCATCAGTTTGGAAAATTAGCAGCAATTTTAAGAGGAAAAAAAGAAATTTATAGCGGAATTACTTTAGATAAATATAAAACATGGTTGATTTCTGCTCAACCAACTCGTTCAGTTTCTTTATTACAAGAACACGATTGTCCTGCTCAATTTATTCCTAATCCTCGTGATTATCCAGCCATTGAAAAGCTACATATTCAAGATACTGCTGTTGCTTTAAAATATTCTGGTTTAGCAGAATTAGAAGGGTTTATTTTACCTACTTATAGAATTGTTATTGTTACTGACCGCGAATTTTTTGGACAGCATACTTTAGCTACGGCTAGCTATATTCGCAAGCGTCGCCGGGCTGCTTCTAAACAAGTAGATTTAAATAAATTAAATCCAGGAGATTTTGTTGTCCACAAACATCATGGCATTGGAAAATTTATTAATCTAGAAACTATTTTGCATCGGGAATATGTCACTATTCAATATGCCGATGGTTTACTGAGAATTCCTACCGATTCTTTAGATTTAATTTCTCGTTTTCGCCAGGTAGGAAACCGTCCCCCAGTCTTAAATAAAATGGCGGACAAAGGATGGACGAGAACTAAAAATCAAGTCCGTAAAACTGTTAAGAAATTAGCAGTGGATTTATTAAAACTATATGCGAAAAGAGCAAAATTAACAGGTCATGCTTATCCTGGTGATAATCCCTGGCAACAAGAATTAGAAGATTCTTTTCCCTATCAACCAACCCCCGATCAACTTAAAGCCATCCAAGATGTAAAACTAGATTTAGAAAGCGATCGCCCTATGGATCGTTTAGTTTGTGGTGATGTGGGTTTTGGTAAAACTGAAGTAGCTATCAGGGCAATTTTTAAAGTAGTTACTAGTGGTCATAAACAGGTTGCTTTTTTAGCGCCAACTACTATTTTGACGCAACAACATTATCATACTCTCAAGGAAAGATTTGCTCCCTATCCAATCAATATTGGTTTATTAAATCGTTTCCGAACTAACTCTGAAAAGAAAGAAATTATGCAACGTCTAGCTACAGGAGAATTAGATGTTGTGGTGGGAACTCATCAGTTATTGAGTAAAGAAGTAAGTTTTAAAAATTTAGGTTTATTAGTAATTGATGAAGAACAGCGTTTTGGGGTCAATCAAAAGGAAAAAATCAAAGAATTTAAAACCTTAGTAGATGTTTTAACTCTCTCTGCAACTCCTATTCCTCGTACTCTTTATATGTCTTTGTCGGGAATTCGGGAAATGAGTTTGATTACCACACCACCACCTTCCCGTCGCCCGATTAAAACCCATTTATCTCCTTATAACCCTGAAGTTGTTCGTACCGCCATCAGAAATGAATTAGATCGAGGCGGACAAATCTTTTATGTCGTTCCCAGAGTCGAAGGCATCGAAGAAGTAGCAGCGCAAATCAGGGAAATGATTCCAGGCATCAGAATTGCGATCGCTCATGGACAGATGCCCGAATCGGAATTAGAATCAACCATGATTACTTTTAGTAATGGGGAAGCAGATATCCTCGTTTGCACCACCATTATTGAATCGGGTTTGGATATTCCTCGTGTCAATACCATTATTGTTGAAGATTCACAAAAATTTGGTTTATCGCAACTATATCAATTAAGAGGTAGAGTTGGACGCGCAGGCATTCAGGCACACGCTTGGCTACTTTATCCCAATAAACAAACTTTATCCGATCCTGCCAGAAAAAGATTACGAGCTTTACAAGAGTTTAGTCAACTTGGTTCTGGTTATCAACTCGCCACCAGGGACATGGAAATTAGAGGGGTTGGTAGTTTGCTCGGTGCAGAACAATCAGGACAAATGACAGCGATCGGTTTTGATCTTTATATGGAGATGTTACAAGAATCAATTAAAGAAATCCAGGGACAAGAAATTCCCCAAATCGATGATACCCAAATCGATCTCAACCTCACCGCTTTTATCCCTGCCGATTATATTCCCGATTTAGAACAAAAAATGTCTGCTTATCGGGCAGTAGCTGCCTCCTCATCCAAAACCGAATTAAAACAAATTGAAGCAGAATGGCGCAATCGCTATGGAGAAATTCCCCCTGCTGCCCAACAACTGATCCAAGTCATGGAATTAAAACAAATTGCCAAAGCGATCGGTTTTTCTCGTATCAAAGCTGAAGGAAAACAAAATCTAGTCTTAGAAACGCCAATGGCTGAACCTGCTTGGAAACTTCTAGAAGAAAAATTACCCGAACACTTGCGATCGCGTTTTGTTTATGCACCAAAAAAAGTAATTGTACGCGGTTTGGGAATTGT from Stanieria cyanosphaera PCC 7437 encodes:
- a CDS encoding DICT sensory domain-containing protein, which gives rise to MNLTNSLLWDLVTEYSHLRPQIYFKSSLLALARAMEDLVLASDDVPLVIANFQQERFFRQQERRFYRIAQQTDQVYVLAVPDQESSFSLVNSGYETIPLAQTDVLAGEKYLVIIAQQYAACLVGQEKLSLKELNEIRNPVEQVKRFEGFWTFDRRVACSAADWLLGHIKNYRPELTEKLERAREFYNLNQNVSSKPFLLTSQSIDLGIFTQRLVTYLQAGQYKLLKAYKAIAVAERKEHLINKIAQAQRKSLNPEEIIQITVRELGQLFPRCRCLLYRLSPDDREVQVEYEFVPLGMPSLLGQKWSVADDPIFIVAQTQDSALVINDVNNNIYLQGNPILKEKIERAAIHSWLMVSLRYQGVLLGMLELHYGRKGQCQWQAEDIALVEAVANSAGVALTQASAYSNLVNLNRQLEAVERIQSNLIAIVGHELRTPLSTIRICLESLAAEPDLPCELREAMLDTALTDSDRLGQLIQDFLTLSKLEAGKAYRTIEVFQLDYVVNLAIRRIQSNFKNQTLPKIRVELSGQLPLVVADVEGLVEVVTKLLDNSCKFTPANGEILITTRIHKEEILPQMLEVIVADTGRGIESSQLELIFDRFSQSENYLRRSVSGVGLGLVICRQIINAMGGRIWATSEGRDRGSQFHFTIPIK
- a CDS encoding nucleoside hydrolase, translated to MSKKLVLMDHDGAIDDFLATILLLTMAEVEPIGIVVTPADCYPRAAVSVTRKILDLMGKSHISVAASTVRGINPFPPEFRRDCTIIDNFPILNEPEQSESRLVTESGQEFIVNQLQAASQPVSLMVTGPLTTLAEAIILQPEIIAKIEAIIWMGGALTVGGNVEKGFALEHDGSAEWNVFWDPIAAKKIWETSIAIILCPLDLTNTVPVTPEFIHLLTKQRQYPLSDLAGLCYALAIPQTYYCWDILATAYLARPEFYHLETYETDIITEGTSQGRTILKQGGRTIQVMTKVDKQRFYDYLLKQLKALK
- a CDS encoding ArsR/SmtB family transcription factor, with protein sequence MPKIQSPTVPTCETVHALESNRINQLDQEKAQRMAEFFRLLGDANRLRILSVLAKQKLCVCDLAAILEMSESAVSHQLRTLRSLRLVSYQKQGRKVYYDLQDHHVLDLYNSVVEHLDESETEE
- a CDS encoding metallothionein; the protein is MSTVTSMKCACDRCLCVVSLEDAVKKDGKYYCCEACANGHTDGSGCGHQGCGC
- the mfd gene encoding transcription-repair coupling factor, which encodes MAFSSVVRAITKSNLTKELSSKLSQTKSLLINGVPRLPKGIVASSLAQAEGNNLLVVCPTLEEAGRWATQLETMGWQTVNFYPTSEASPYDPFDPESEMIWGQMQVLSVIGRGQGKINTKNGNFAIVTTERSLQPHLPPPEVFQAYCLTLQQGISLESKKLDVSLTRLGYERVSLVETEGQWSRRGDIVDIFPVSAELPVRLEWFGDELEKIKEFDAATQRSLDQIEQLLLTPTSFATIIANTILGAGKSLNSYLSSEEIEGLNQGILPEGMRRFLGIAFDHPASLLDYLPQNTVIAIDEIEQCQAHSDRWIKEVEEDWQGSDNLPKIHCVFANCLSNIQEFTRLYLSEIAEENPKLPVANWETIPVINLYSRPLPTTPHQFGKLAAILRGKKEIYSGITLDKYKTWLISAQPTRSVSLLQEHDCPAQFIPNPRDYPAIEKLHIQDTAVALKYSGLAELEGFILPTYRIVIVTDREFFGQHTLATASYIRKRRRAASKQVDLNKLNPGDFVVHKHHGIGKFINLETILHREYVTIQYADGLLRIPTDSLDLISRFRQVGNRPPVLNKMADKGWTRTKNQVRKTVKKLAVDLLKLYAKRAKLTGHAYPGDNPWQQELEDSFPYQPTPDQLKAIQDVKLDLESDRPMDRLVCGDVGFGKTEVAIRAIFKVVTSGHKQVAFLAPTTILTQQHYHTLKERFAPYPINIGLLNRFRTNSEKKEIMQRLATGELDVVVGTHQLLSKEVSFKNLGLLVIDEEQRFGVNQKEKIKEFKTLVDVLTLSATPIPRTLYMSLSGIREMSLITTPPPSRRPIKTHLSPYNPEVVRTAIRNELDRGGQIFYVVPRVEGIEEVAAQIREMIPGIRIAIAHGQMPESELESTMITFSNGEADILVCTTIIESGLDIPRVNTIIVEDSQKFGLSQLYQLRGRVGRAGIQAHAWLLYPNKQTLSDPARKRLRALQEFSQLGSGYQLATRDMEIRGVGSLLGAEQSGQMTAIGFDLYMEMLQESIKEIQGQEIPQIDDTQIDLNLTAFIPADYIPDLEQKMSAYRAVAASSSKTELKQIEAEWRNRYGEIPPAAQQLIQVMELKQIAKAIGFSRIKAEGKQNLVLETPMAEPAWKLLEEKLPEHLRSRFVYAPKKVIVRGLGIVKPQRQLESLIEWLGMMQNALSETEAV